The following are encoded together in the Aciduricibacillus chroicocephali genome:
- a CDS encoding LXG domain-containing protein: MKVLDALHLRKGIQSTINDIEETHGEITAIQKGVAGMTELGDALEGKMGSAIRNFYNVCHQPYLVNMYQTLTEYKNTLKKAGDAITSFDPVETAYVKEAFLDQDVPSDLKNIEKTASGLTDEANDVVSSVSDIVSLPKLDDGPLLEGIQTGKKKAKSTLEDLHSLDQSQTAALDKVLAEFKTLESYLSELKSKVNDGGISISNFKVESVSGLPTHAKIMEQVSRQAPKGSERLENKGDEAKKTKDGNFGVDPSAFIYDWEKDQWIPSGVVGAGMGVKDFEDMRRKVKQGAKIERIENKSREVRFKAHKPELLGLGEQKKKGRNTKIFHESHMDSKGGKKLEFRKYVKIGSGAVSGLASKAGWVGNVVGAAGNAVRDYRNGTSLTDLAGNASVDMGIGAVSMATGAVVSAAAVGIFGAPLLVGAGLALGASIGVSMFADGFKIGNKSISNHLKSGVKAGVGATKKGLKTVAGWFKKKK; encoded by the coding sequence TTGAAAGTATTGGATGCCTTGCATTTGCGTAAGGGAATTCAATCGACTATAAATGATATTGAAGAGACACATGGTGAAATTACAGCAATTCAGAAAGGTGTCGCCGGCATGACAGAGCTTGGTGATGCACTTGAAGGTAAGATGGGGAGTGCGATCCGCAATTTTTACAATGTGTGCCACCAGCCTTATCTCGTCAACATGTATCAGACACTTACTGAATACAAAAATACATTAAAAAAAGCAGGAGATGCGATTACAAGCTTCGATCCTGTTGAAACTGCTTATGTGAAAGAAGCCTTTCTTGATCAGGACGTGCCTTCTGATTTGAAAAACATAGAGAAAACAGCTTCCGGTTTGACAGACGAGGCGAATGACGTCGTCTCCAGCGTATCTGACATTGTATCTTTGCCTAAATTAGATGATGGCCCTTTGCTTGAAGGAATCCAGACGGGTAAGAAGAAAGCTAAGTCTACTCTTGAGGACCTGCACAGTCTTGATCAATCCCAGACAGCTGCACTTGATAAAGTGCTTGCCGAGTTCAAAACGCTGGAAAGCTATTTGAGCGAGCTGAAGAGCAAAGTAAACGACGGCGGTATCTCCATTTCGAATTTCAAAGTTGAATCAGTCAGCGGTCTCCCGACACACGCTAAAATTATGGAACAAGTATCTCGGCAAGCGCCGAAAGGGTCGGAGCGGCTTGAAAATAAAGGGGACGAAGCCAAGAAGACCAAGGATGGCAATTTTGGTGTTGACCCTTCTGCCTTTATATATGATTGGGAAAAAGATCAATGGATACCATCGGGTGTAGTGGGTGCTGGTATGGGGGTTAAAGATTTTGAGGATATGAGAAGGAAGGTAAAACAGGGGGCGAAAATCGAAAGAATTGAGAATAAATCAAGAGAAGTCAGATTTAAGGCTCATAAACCGGAATTGCTTGGGCTTGGTGAACAAAAGAAGAAGGGTAGAAACACCAAAATTTTCCATGAAAGCCACATGGATTCTAAGGGCGGAAAGAAACTAGAGTTTAGAAAATATGTAAAAATAGGGAGCGGTGCAGTTTCAGGACTTGCAAGTAAAGCAGGCTGGGTCGGCAATGTCGTCGGTGCTGCAGGAAATGCCGTGCGCGATTACAGAAATGGAACATCATTAACAGATTTAGCAGGGAACGCGAGTGTAGATATGGGAATTGGTGCTGTTTCGATGGCAACGGGTGCGGTGGTTTCTGCTGCAGCAGTTGGTATTTTCGGGGCACCCTTATTAGTCGGTGCAGGCTTAGCGCTCGGTGCTTCGATAGGAGTATCCATGTTTGCGGACGGTTTCAAGATAGGTAATAAGAGTATTTCCAATCACCTGAAAAGTGGCGTCAAAGCTGGTGTCGGTGCAACTAAAAAAGGTCTAAAAACTGTCGCTGGATGGTTTAAGAAAAAGAAATGA
- a CDS encoding YwqI/YxiC family protein: MTKINLQESEIQAALNDLNSQADGFSAGFGKTMDGDNQMDMADKIEEINSLYESIKQSYKDILLSHIQSTKKAVHTMKEKDEEISRATRLVE, from the coding sequence TTGACTAAGATAAATTTGCAAGAGTCAGAGATCCAAGCGGCTTTAAATGATCTGAATTCTCAGGCAGACGGATTCAGCGCCGGATTCGGAAAGACAATGGACGGCGACAACCAAATGGACATGGCTGACAAGATTGAAGAAATTAACAGCCTTTACGAAAGTATTAAGCAAAGTTATAAGGACATCCTTCTCAGTCATATTCAATCGACAAAAAAGGCGGTTCATACAATGAAGGAAAAGGATGAGGAAATTAGCAGGGCAACAAGATTGGTGGAATAA
- the glyA gene encoding serine hydroxymethyltransferase: MALDHLKKSDPSLVTAIENEKKRQQNNIELIASENFVSEAVMEAQGSVLTNKYAEGYPGKRYYGGCEHVDVVEDLARDRAKELFGAEHVNVQTHSGAQANMAVYFTILQPGDTVLGMNLSHGGHLTHGSPVNFSGILYNFVDYGVDKETELLDYDVVREKALEVKPKLIVAGASAYSRPIDFKKFREIADEVGAYLLVDMAHIAGLVAAGLHQNPVEHAHFVTTTTHKTLRGPRGGMVMCKEEFAKKIDKVVFPGMQGGPLMHVVAAKAAAFGEALTPEFKKYAQQVIDNAKALSATLQEEGIRIVSGGTDNHIVLLDVSGLGITGKVAEEALDAVGLTTNKNTIPYDQESPFVTSGIRTGTAAATSRGFGEEEFKEVGKIIASVLKNLDDEAVQKEAAKRVTALTDRFPLYA, encoded by the coding sequence ATGGCATTGGATCACTTGAAGAAGTCCGACCCGTCTTTGGTTACGGCAATCGAGAACGAAAAGAAACGCCAGCAGAACAACATTGAGCTAATCGCATCTGAGAACTTTGTTTCCGAGGCAGTAATGGAAGCACAAGGCTCAGTTTTGACAAATAAATACGCTGAAGGTTACCCAGGAAAGCGTTACTACGGTGGATGTGAACACGTAGACGTTGTTGAGGATCTTGCACGCGACCGCGCGAAAGAACTATTCGGCGCTGAGCATGTTAACGTTCAGACACACTCTGGAGCACAGGCTAACATGGCTGTATACTTCACAATCCTACAGCCTGGCGATACTGTACTTGGTATGAACCTTAGCCACGGTGGTCACTTGACTCACGGTAGCCCAGTTAACTTCTCTGGTATCCTTTACAACTTCGTAGACTACGGTGTTGACAAGGAAACTGAATTGCTTGATTACGATGTAGTTCGTGAAAAAGCTCTTGAAGTTAAGCCTAAGCTTATCGTAGCTGGTGCTTCTGCTTACTCACGTCCAATCGATTTCAAGAAATTCCGCGAAATCGCTGACGAAGTAGGAGCTTACTTGCTAGTAGACATGGCTCACATCGCTGGTCTTGTAGCTGCAGGTCTTCACCAGAACCCTGTTGAGCATGCTCATTTCGTTACAACAACTACACACAAAACACTTCGCGGCCCACGTGGCGGTATGGTTATGTGTAAAGAAGAATTCGCTAAGAAAATCGACAAAGTTGTCTTCCCTGGTATGCAGGGTGGTCCTTTGATGCACGTTGTTGCTGCTAAAGCTGCTGCTTTCGGCGAAGCACTTACTCCTGAGTTCAAGAAGTACGCTCAGCAAGTAATCGACAATGCGAAAGCTCTTTCTGCTACACTTCAGGAAGAAGGCATCCGCATCGTATCTGGTGGTACAGACAACCACATCGTGTTGCTTGATGTGTCTGGTCTTGGAATCACTGGTAAAGTAGCTGAAGAAGCTCTTGACGCTGTTGGTCTTACTACAAACAAAAACACAATTCCTTACGATCAAGAATCTCCATTCGTTACAAGCGGTATCCGTACTGGTACAGCTGCTGCGACTTCACGCGGTTTCGGCGAAGAAGAGTTCAAAGAAGTCGGCAAAATCATCGCTTCTGTTCTTAAGAACCTCGATGACGAAGCTGTACAAAAAGAGGCTGCTAAGCGCGTAACTGCACTTACTGACAGATTCCCTCTTTACGCTTAA
- a CDS encoding TIGR01440 family protein has product MDLKERVREDLGKMIDEWVGSGFLHKGELFVLGCSTSEVAGKHIGTSGSEEIAAEIFSAMKDLQKRTGVRLAFQCCEHLNRAIVVERETMQTERYEEVSAIPVPTAGGSMAAYAYKNMDDPVVVEHIKAVAGMDIGETMIGMQLKHVAVPLRFQQKSIGDAHVSGARTRPKLIGGKRANYENTRMNNRCT; this is encoded by the coding sequence ATGGATTTGAAAGAAAGAGTACGTGAAGACCTCGGGAAAATGATCGATGAGTGGGTGGGTTCCGGATTTCTCCATAAAGGGGAACTTTTCGTGCTTGGCTGTTCAACGAGTGAAGTAGCCGGCAAGCATATTGGCACGAGCGGGAGTGAAGAAATCGCTGCGGAAATATTCAGCGCGATGAAGGATTTGCAGAAGCGTACGGGCGTCCGTCTTGCTTTCCAGTGCTGTGAGCATCTAAATCGTGCTATCGTCGTCGAGCGTGAAACTATGCAGACCGAGCGTTATGAGGAAGTGTCGGCCATCCCGGTTCCGACAGCAGGCGGTTCCATGGCGGCCTATGCTTATAAAAATATGGATGATCCGGTTGTCGTCGAGCATATTAAGGCAGTTGCGGGCATGGATATTGGAGAAACGATGATCGGCATGCAGCTGAAGCACGTTGCCGTACCGCTTCGTTTCCAGCAAAAGTCGATTGGTGATGCCCATGTATCAGGTGCACGTACACGTCCGAAACTGATTGGCGGCAAACGCGCTAATTACGAGAATACAAGAATGAACAACCGCTGCACATGA
- the rpiB gene encoding ribose 5-phosphate isomerase B — protein MKVILTADHAGMAIRNEVISLLEELNFEYEDTGCDCKSSVDYPDYALPAAKRVASGEFDRGIFICGTGIGMSIAANKVKGIRCALVHDCFTAKATRQHNDSNILAMGERVIGPGLAREIAKIWLETEFDGGRHENRIGKISKYEDEM, from the coding sequence ATGAAGGTCATTTTGACTGCTGATCATGCGGGCATGGCAATCCGCAATGAGGTTATTTCATTGCTTGAAGAATTGAATTTCGAATACGAAGATACAGGTTGCGACTGCAAAAGCTCTGTAGATTATCCGGACTACGCCCTTCCTGCTGCAAAGCGTGTGGCAAGCGGCGAATTTGATCGTGGCATTTTTATCTGCGGGACAGGCATTGGCATGTCGATCGCAGCGAATAAAGTAAAAGGCATCCGCTGTGCACTCGTACATGACTGCTTCACGGCAAAAGCGACACGCCAGCACAATGACTCCAACATCCTTGCGATGGGCGAGCGCGTCATCGGACCAGGTCTTGCTCGTGAAATCGCAAAAATCTGGCTCGAAACAGAATTCGATGGCGGACGTCACGAAAACCGCATCGGCAAAATTTCCAAGTATGAAGACGAAATGTGA
- a CDS encoding methyl-accepting chemotaxis protein → MERRFSFSLRLKLVLLTTVLAIITYSCSAFFLYVIYDFVKPFWDISKNTFTILTLLAGIFWSGLLAYFAASFIVRPLQRLEHAATRAAEGYLNERVEIPHSDDEIRALAVSFQKMLDNLTGMVHQIDDHFTLTNDSVVQMKNMTDNAAERAQMIEAAISDISKGAENASASMQDTASAVEAATELAEQVEEKAQQSRGKSEFMLETLQRSEKSVAELSQGIEWLADEQKRSLHDVNNLQRNAEQVASIITMVGSIAEQTNLLALNASIEAARAGEQGKGFAVVAEEVRKLADESADAAKRISELIKTIQQDVRQVVEKIEVHVERAAQEAGNSRETNKAIGEMSESVTEVASEIELIGELVKKQLDSIQSTVRQSQEVAAIAEQTSAASEEANANVDEQTSIIKDVNELSLSLQEQAENLSGKIKQFHI, encoded by the coding sequence ATGGAAAGAAGGTTTTCTTTCAGTTTGCGTCTCAAGCTTGTGCTCTTGACGACGGTGCTCGCCATTATCACGTATTCATGCAGTGCGTTTTTCCTGTACGTCATTTATGATTTTGTCAAACCTTTCTGGGATATTTCCAAGAATACGTTCACGATTTTGACTTTGCTTGCGGGGATTTTCTGGTCCGGTCTGCTTGCTTATTTTGCAGCGAGTTTCATTGTAAGACCGCTCCAACGGCTTGAACATGCGGCAACGAGAGCTGCGGAAGGTTACTTGAATGAACGAGTCGAGATTCCGCATTCAGATGATGAAATTCGAGCGCTTGCGGTCTCATTCCAGAAGATGCTCGATAATCTCACTGGCATGGTACATCAGATTGACGATCACTTTACGCTTACGAATGATTCTGTCGTGCAGATGAAGAACATGACAGACAATGCGGCGGAGCGGGCGCAGATGATTGAAGCAGCGATTTCTGATATATCCAAAGGGGCGGAAAACGCCTCAGCTTCTATGCAGGATACGGCCAGCGCTGTCGAGGCAGCGACGGAGCTTGCTGAACAGGTTGAGGAGAAGGCGCAGCAGTCACGTGGAAAGTCGGAATTTATGCTGGAAACATTGCAGCGCAGTGAGAAGTCAGTGGCAGAGCTTTCCCAAGGAATCGAATGGCTCGCCGATGAGCAGAAACGTTCGCTTCATGATGTGAACAACTTGCAGCGCAACGCCGAACAGGTCGCTTCAATTATCACAATGGTCGGAAGCATTGCTGAGCAGACGAATTTGCTTGCACTCAATGCCTCAATTGAAGCTGCGCGTGCTGGTGAACAAGGTAAGGGCTTCGCGGTTGTTGCCGAGGAAGTACGCAAGCTGGCAGATGAAAGTGCTGATGCAGCGAAACGGATTTCAGAGTTAATTAAGACGATCCAGCAAGATGTTCGCCAAGTTGTTGAGAAGATTGAAGTGCATGTTGAACGTGCTGCTCAGGAAGCGGGCAATAGCCGTGAAACGAACAAGGCAATTGGTGAAATGTCCGAATCCGTTACAGAAGTCGCTTCGGAGATCGAATTGATTGGGGAGCTAGTGAAGAAGCAGTTGGATTCAATCCAAAGTACAGTGCGCCAGTCACAGGAAGTTGCCGCGATTGCGGAACAGACTTCAGCGGCATCTGAAGAAGCGAATGCAAATGTTGATGAACAAACAAGCATTATTAAGGACGTCAATGAATTGTCGCTTAGTCTTCAGGAGCAGGCGGAGAACTTATCCGGGAAAATCAAACAATTCCATATTTAG
- a CDS encoding low molecular weight protein arginine phosphatase, with protein MNILFVCTGNTCRSPMAAALMKEKYGEADVLSAGIFAYNGSGAAPQAIAALEEVGIAAPHQSQNVTPELLEWADLVLTMTTGHKQSLIMQYPGYQNKYFTLKEYTAETDKEVWTHLKKLQTELETEQATLSAERKAELLAEIGKLESKLINYDISDPFGGPIELYRETLKELDRHLGLLSDKLKRQ; from the coding sequence ATGAATATTTTGTTCGTATGTACGGGAAATACTTGCCGCAGTCCGATGGCGGCAGCACTTATGAAAGAAAAATATGGAGAGGCTGATGTTCTTTCTGCGGGTATATTTGCCTATAATGGGAGTGGGGCAGCTCCTCAGGCAATTGCCGCGCTGGAGGAGGTTGGTATTGCCGCGCCACACCAGTCACAGAACGTTACGCCGGAACTTCTGGAGTGGGCAGATCTTGTCCTGACAATGACGACGGGGCATAAGCAATCGCTCATTATGCAGTATCCAGGCTATCAGAATAAGTATTTTACCCTAAAGGAATACACTGCCGAGACCGATAAAGAAGTATGGACTCATTTAAAGAAACTTCAAACTGAACTGGAGACAGAACAGGCGACGCTCTCTGCTGAAAGGAAAGCGGAGCTGCTCGCAGAGATTGGCAAATTGGAAAGTAAGCTCATTAATTACGATATTAGTGACCCATTCGGAGGGCCTATTGAACTATATCGGGAAACTTTGAAGGAGCTTGATCGGCATCTGGGACTGCTCTCCGACAAATTGAAGCGTCAGTAG
- a CDS encoding DUF4256 domain-containing protein, translated as MAKFELSQEERETLLDTLKARFEENMNRHEGLEWTEVEKKLTASTDKLWSLNEMESTEGEPDIVGFDEESGEYIFFDCSKESPKGRRSYCYDREALDARKKNKPGNSVKDVAAAMGVELLTEAQYRELQKLGEFDLKTSSWIETPEDIRKAGGAIFCDRRYGHVFVYHNGVDSYYAARGFRGSLRV; from the coding sequence ATGGCAAAATTTGAATTGTCCCAAGAAGAACGTGAAACCTTGCTCGACACATTAAAAGCCCGTTTTGAAGAAAATATGAATCGACATGAAGGGCTTGAGTGGACTGAAGTTGAAAAGAAATTGACGGCCAGCACGGACAAGCTCTGGTCGCTTAATGAAATGGAAAGTACAGAAGGTGAGCCGGATATTGTCGGATTTGATGAAGAGTCGGGGGAATATATTTTCTTTGATTGCTCGAAGGAAAGTCCAAAGGGCCGCCGGAGTTATTGTTATGATCGTGAAGCGCTTGATGCAAGGAAGAAAAATAAGCCAGGGAACAGTGTGAAAGACGTCGCAGCTGCCATGGGCGTTGAATTGCTGACAGAAGCACAATACCGGGAGCTGCAGAAGCTTGGTGAGTTTGACTTGAAAACATCGAGCTGGATTGAGACACCTGAAGATATTAGAAAAGCAGGCGGGGCTATTTTTTGCGACAGGCGTTATGGGCATGTTTTTGTCTATCATAACGGAGTGGATTCGTACTATGCAGCAAGAGGGTTCCGTGGATCGTTAAGAGTTTGA
- a CDS encoding putative holin-like toxin: MRPITTYETLSILAQFSIVLISALTLIVTIVVILDKKK, encoded by the coding sequence GTGAGGCCTATTACGACATACGAAACATTAAGTATTCTTGCGCAGTTTAGCATCGTACTAATCAGCGCCCTAACCTTAATCGTTACAATCGTCGTGATTTTAGACAAAAAGAAATAG
- a CDS encoding ferritin translates to MVKKEVEQLINNLIQIEHVSSTLYLAMSAYMDRKNYTGMAKWLRIQSEEERRHMLTLIDYLAGKDGVVKLDAVPAQPSDFGTPLETFQKVLDHERYVTNAYRQAYDYIRPIDPQTAVIVQDFLREQIDEEAQSLTIVERLRLAGNNTSALLLLDQELGQRKGGAAAGPAPAPAG, encoded by the coding sequence TTGGTAAAAAAAGAGGTTGAGCAGCTCATTAATAATCTGATCCAAATTGAACACGTATCGAGCACGTTATATTTGGCGATGTCAGCTTATATGGATCGTAAAAATTACACGGGAATGGCAAAGTGGCTAAGGATTCAGTCTGAAGAGGAGCGCAGGCATATGTTGACGCTGATCGATTATTTAGCTGGAAAAGATGGTGTCGTGAAGTTAGACGCTGTTCCTGCACAACCGAGTGACTTTGGAACACCTCTTGAGACATTCCAAAAGGTTTTGGATCATGAACGCTACGTTACGAATGCGTATCGCCAAGCTTATGACTACATTAGACCAATCGATCCACAGACAGCAGTCATTGTTCAAGATTTCCTAAGAGAACAGATTGATGAGGAAGCACAATCCCTGACCATAGTGGAACGTTTGAGATTGGCAGGAAACAATACTTCGGCACTTTTGCTTCTTGATCAGGAACTTGGCCAAAGAAAAGGTGGTGCAGCTGCCGGACCTGCTCCGGCTCCGGCTGGTTAA
- a CDS encoding BMP family protein encodes MKKRFFMVPIILGLLLLTACSSDEAADKKSSKEKNPNKQKQEALKISMVIPGNIKDKGFMESGYNGLMKIKNDLGAKVDYIDKIKPEKQSMTNALEQLAKKQPDMIIMHGGQGSEATESVAKKYPDIQFVVTQGHVKGSNLSSFEVLQEESAYLAGAAAGLLTKSETVGHMSGIRVVPGLKGRAAFADGLKQTNPEAKLLTSFIGDQDDNALSKKYAEAQVEKGADIIFTMLNSGREGVTEVLKAKKLKHIGNVKDYVKEDPQVFIASAVADSGMAGFIAAEKLKNGTYKPNVNEQIGLENSKAVRLSLSPDVPKSVKDKIDNLKKKIESGEIKVKVDYDGPEFKLEK; translated from the coding sequence ATGAAGAAAAGATTTTTTATGGTACCGATTATTTTGGGGCTATTATTGCTTACAGCATGCAGCTCAGATGAAGCAGCTGATAAGAAATCCAGTAAAGAGAAAAATCCAAACAAACAAAAGCAGGAAGCTTTAAAGATCAGTATGGTGATCCCCGGTAACATTAAAGACAAAGGATTTATGGAATCTGGTTACAATGGTTTGATGAAGATTAAAAATGATTTAGGGGCTAAAGTTGATTATATAGACAAAATAAAACCCGAAAAGCAATCAATGACCAATGCTTTGGAACAATTAGCTAAAAAACAGCCAGACATGATTATTATGCATGGTGGACAAGGCTCTGAAGCGACAGAAAGTGTCGCTAAAAAATATCCGGATATTCAATTTGTCGTAACACAAGGTCACGTAAAAGGCTCGAATTTATCTAGCTTTGAGGTATTACAAGAAGAATCAGCATACTTGGCTGGTGCAGCCGCAGGTCTACTTACAAAAAGTGAAACAGTCGGCCATATGTCAGGGATCAGGGTAGTTCCAGGACTTAAAGGCAGAGCAGCATTTGCAGATGGTTTGAAACAAACGAACCCCGAAGCAAAACTTCTTACAAGCTTCATTGGTGATCAAGATGATAATGCTTTATCCAAAAAATATGCCGAAGCTCAAGTTGAAAAAGGTGCCGATATTATATTTACAATGTTAAATTCCGGTAGAGAAGGCGTAACGGAAGTACTAAAAGCTAAAAAATTAAAGCATATCGGTAATGTGAAAGACTATGTTAAAGAGGATCCTCAAGTATTCATAGCATCAGCCGTAGCGGATTCAGGAATGGCAGGCTTTATAGCTGCAGAAAAGCTTAAAAACGGCACATATAAGCCAAATGTAAATGAACAAATTGGCTTGGAGAACAGTAAAGCAGTCAGACTCAGCCTGTCTCCTGATGTCCCTAAATCTGTAAAGGACAAAATCGATAATTTAAAGAAGAAAATAGAAAGTGGAGAAATAAAAGTTAAAGTAGATTATGATGGACCTGAATTCAAATTGGAGAAGTAA
- a CDS encoding immunity 22 family protein has protein sequence MEKQGWVSIWLGNINDEDSIGEYVDLTYDEDGESIPSQFFIDFNIGMAETDEDTIEKAVYTSSSRDISALLEGCSYEEIVIPKVQKSINLKKHIMQ, from the coding sequence ATGGAAAAACAAGGATGGGTTTCAATTTGGTTAGGGAATATTAACGATGAGGACTCAATAGGAGAGTATGTTGATTTAACGTATGATGAGGATGGCGAGTCTATTCCATCCCAATTCTTTATCGATTTTAATATTGGTATGGCTGAAACAGATGAGGACACTATAGAAAAAGCGGTCTATACGAGTAGTAGTAGAGATATTTCAGCATTATTAGAAGGGTGTTCGTATGAAGAAATTGTCATCCCAAAAGTCCAGAAAAGTATAAACCTAAAAAAACATATAATGCAATAA
- a CDS encoding SMI1/KNR4 family protein produces the protein MNKEELTNFIKENMEPDDFTGGVDGKQIDYVQDTLKLKLPESYSWFLKNYGSGGLYGIDILGVAKSNIATVVIETESYRDLGMSENLIVIEDIDEYAYCLDTSNMENNECPVIAWNKQGGLDDYNTAGNFYEFLSQRLLDAKEAWEEDC, from the coding sequence ATGAATAAAGAGGAATTAACAAATTTTATTAAAGAAAATATGGAACCCGATGATTTTACCGGGGGAGTAGATGGAAAACAGATTGATTATGTTCAAGATACCCTAAAGTTAAAATTGCCAGAAAGTTATAGTTGGTTTTTAAAAAATTATGGGTCTGGTGGTTTATATGGTATAGATATTTTAGGAGTGGCTAAGTCTAATATTGCTACTGTTGTTATTGAAACGGAGAGTTATAGAGATTTAGGAATGAGTGAGAATTTAATAGTTATTGAAGATATAGATGAATATGCTTATTGTTTAGATACAAGCAATATGGAGAATAATGAGTGCCCAGTAATAGCGTGGAATAAGCAAGGAGGACTTGATGACTATAATACGGCAGGAAATTTTTATGAGTTTTTATCACAAAGGTTATTGGATGCAAAAGAAGCTTGGGAAGAAGATTGCTAA
- a CDS encoding T7SS effector LXG polymorphic toxin produces the protein MEDSFKGKTAESIFSFYRLCHEMFLTYMLEFLSEYSKVLSEIKEAIHSYGPHVKGYINEKFIEQDVAKALDKLEDQTENLADEANNIMTSVSDIVALEQLKTWEFNTSVRHEKEKGKKTVEQLLDLDHYKAMRL, from the coding sequence TTGGAAGATTCATTCAAAGGTAAAACAGCAGAATCGATCTTTTCATTTTATAGATTATGTCATGAGATGTTTTTAACCTATATGCTGGAGTTCTTAAGCGAATACAGCAAAGTACTTAGTGAGATAAAGGAAGCCATTCATTCCTATGGACCGCATGTGAAGGGATACATAAACGAGAAATTCATTGAACAGGACGTCGCAAAAGCACTGGATAAGCTTGAAGACCAGACTGAAAATCTAGCAGATGAAGCGAATAACATCATGACAAGCGTGTCAGATATCGTAGCTCTGGAACAGCTGAAAACCTGGGAATTCAATACTTCCGTGCGTCATGAGAAGGAGAAGGGCAAGAAAACAGTTGAACAGCTGCTTGATCTCGATCACTATAAAGCAATGAGATTGTAG
- a CDS encoding ATP-binding protein: protein MLHIRDKIGSGLAGDLLEEFTCGGCGREVQRKELTIPFGPRKGERIVANLGCKCENIRLAKQAVVQASRLKMRRMEKAFGQQSLLNEALRRATFESYTAPTQELQRVKERLVNYAESFDVNKSGNLLLYGDYGVGKSHLSAAISKVLIEKGHSALFLSLPKLLTQIKDAFRESSNFSEAKLFQVIGEVELFVLDDLGAEYMNPKQEGDSWVQTKLFEVLDARAGKPTIYTTNLNGAGLKQRLNDRNLSRVLERTEIIHMSGPDYRRRGFS from the coding sequence ATGTTGCATATTCGGGACAAGATTGGGAGCGGGCTTGCAGGTGATTTGCTTGAAGAGTTTACTTGCGGCGGATGTGGCAGAGAGGTGCAACGCAAGGAACTGACAATTCCGTTCGGGCCGCGAAAAGGAGAAAGGATTGTTGCGAATCTTGGCTGTAAATGTGAAAATATCCGTCTTGCGAAACAGGCTGTTGTTCAGGCAAGCCGTTTGAAGATGCGGAGAATGGAAAAGGCCTTCGGACAACAATCCTTGCTGAATGAGGCGCTTCGCCGAGCAACGTTTGAGAGTTACACGGCGCCGACGCAAGAGCTACAGCGGGTGAAGGAGCGGCTGGTCAACTATGCGGAGAGCTTTGATGTGAACAAATCTGGAAATTTGCTTCTGTATGGGGATTATGGCGTGGGAAAGAGCCATCTGTCAGCGGCAATTTCCAAAGTGCTTATCGAGAAAGGACACAGTGCCTTGTTTTTATCTTTGCCAAAACTGCTTACGCAAATTAAAGATGCATTTCGGGAGAGTAGCAATTTTAGTGAAGCTAAGTTGTTTCAGGTCATCGGTGAGGTCGAGCTTTTTGTACTTGATGATCTGGGGGCAGAGTATATGAATCCGAAGCAGGAAGGCGATAGTTGGGTGCAGACGAAGCTATTTGAAGTGCTTGACGCGCGTGCTGGCAAACCGACAATATATACGACGAATTTGAATGGTGCGGGTCTGAAGCAGAGATTGAATGACCGCAACTTGTCCCGTGTGCTGGAGCGGACTGAGATTATTCATATGTCTGGACCTGATTACAGGCGAAGGGGATTTTCATAG